The nucleotide window GGGGAGGAACGGGCACTGTCCCTGTGCGGAGCGGCGCCGGCTCGGGACCGCGAGGGGCGCTGTGGGAGCAGGATCAGCGCGGGCACCCTCAGTCCTCCCCTCCGGGCTGTATCTGCCGCTTGGAATCTGCCGCTATGGTGGACCTAAGCGGACAGCTGTCCACTCCATCGAAGCTACCGGACAACTGTCCGGTTATCAAGACCGGATTCTGCGTGATTCCCGAAAGCCTGAAAGGAGGACGAGTGCAGCAGCGGAAGGACGCGCCCCTGCGCTCGGACGCGCAACGGAATCGCGAGCGCATCCTGGAAGTGGCACTGGCGGAGCTGACGCACTCGGCGGACGCCCCGCTGAGCGCGATCGCGAAGAAGGCAGGCGTCGGACAGGGGACGTTCTACCGGAACTTCCCCAACCGCGAGTCACTCGTCCTGGAGGTCTACCGCTACGAGGTGCAGCAGGTCGCCGACACCGCCTCCCAGCTGCTCGAAAGCCGCGCTCCCGAGGAGGCCCTGCGGGAGTGGATGGACCGCCTGGCCCAGTACGCCATGGCCAAGGCGGGCCTGGCCGACGCCATGCGCAAGGCCACCAGCGCACACGGCAGCCTGGCGGGCCTGGGCCATGGCCCGGTGACCTCGGCCGTCGCCCTGCTCCTGAAGGCGAACGAGGAGGCCGGCGCCATCCGCCCCGGGGTGACCCCCGACGACTTCGTCCTCGCCATCGCCGGCCTCTGGCAGATCGACCCGCACAGCGACTGGCAGTCACGCGCCGGCCGCCTCTTGGACCTGGTCATGGACGGACTCCGAGCGGGCGCTCCGGGGGCGTGCGAGACAACAGGACGTTAGCGCTCCGTTAGTGGACCGACAGTGACAGCAGGAAGAGTTGTCCCTGCTCGCCGCAACCCCGGCCCCACCTGACCGCCCTCGGCGTCAGGGGTGTTGCGGCGCCTGCTGCCCCCAGAGCAGGTACCCGAGCGCACCACTGCTCAGTCACCACGCTCGATCAGATCAGGAGCACCATGTCCCCCCAGACCTCCCCCCGCCGCCACGCCCGCACCCTCGCCGCCACACTGCTCGCCGTGACGGCCGCGGCCGCGCTCACCGCGTGCCAGGACGGCAAGCCCGACAGTGCGCAGAGCCCGTCGTCGGCCGCGTCGGACGGCAGCTCGTCGGGCACCGCATCCGGCGCCAACGGGGGCGGCACCGGCGCCGGTGCGCAGAACTCCGGTGGCTCGGCGGGCACCTCCCGGCAGCCCACTGCCGCGCGGAGCGCCGCGTCCACCGACAACTCGCCGCACCGCTGCACCGCGGCCCCGATGCGCATGACGCTGGGGCAGCCCGACCCGGGCGCGGGCAACATCCACTATGCGCTGACCTTCACCAACAGCGGCAAGCAGTCCTGCACGCTGCGTGGCTTCCCCGGGGTCTCGCTGCTGGCCAAGGACGGGCAGTCGGTCGGCAAGCCGGCCACCCGTGAGGGTTCGGCGGGTGCGGCCGTCACGCTCGCCCCCGGTAACAGCGCCCATGCGGTGCTGCACACGGTCAGCGAGGGGACGAAGGGCTCCGGCTGCTGGCCGGCCGGGGCCCTGGTCCAGGCGTACCCGCCCGGCTCGAAGGAGTCGCTGACCGCACGCGCCTCCGGACTGCGGGTCTGCGGCGAGGAGTTCAGCGTCACCACCGTCGCGCCCGGTGCGGCCGCCTGACCCGCATCCCTGGGCTTGGCGTCTCCTGCCGTACAGAGGGCCGGCGCGCCGCCCATAGCGCGATCACGCCATGACGCGAGGCTCAGCACTGCGGGCCCGCCCGGTACCGGCTCCGGCCGGCGGGCGGGCCCGTGCGCCTGTCGCTCCCGACCCGGCGGGGGGCGGCAAGCGGTTCTCGGGCTGACCCGCCGATGCCGAGTTGCCGGAGGCCACCGGCCCTGGGCAAGGTGGAGAGCGGACGGAGGCAGCGGCCGCCGCCGTCGGACGGGCGCGGCCGCGGGGCGGTGGCACACCGCGCAGGCCCGGGAGGGCCCCTGCACACCGGTCCCCCATCGCCCGGATCCGCCCGGCCGGGCCCGGCGGCGTACCGGAGAGACGTCCGGCCCGCGGAGCGTCCGACGCCACGGAGCGGAGGAACCATGGGGACAACGCACACCGCCCGGACGGCTGCGGCGTGGCCGCAGTTGCGGGTGGCCGACTGGACCGACACCCGCGACACGCTGCACATGTGGACACAGATCGTCGGCAAGGTAAGGCTGGCCCACGCGCCGCTGGTCAACCACTGGTGGCAGGTGACGCTCTACGTCAGCCCGCGGGGCCTGACCACCTCCGCCGTCCCGCACGGCACGGGCGCCTTCGACATCGAATTCGACTTCCTCGATCACGTGCTGCACCTGCGCACCAGCGACGGCGGCACCCGCCGCATCGCGCTGGAATCCATGCCGGTGACCGACTTCCACGCCCGTGTCCTGAGGGCCCTGGAGGAGCTGGACGTCCCCACCACGATCCAGGCGCATCCCAACGAGGTCGAGCAGGCGATCCCGTTCGCGGAGGACTACCGGCACCACACCTACGACCCGCACGCCGCACAGCTCTTCTGGCGTCAACTCCTCCAGGCGAACCGGGTGCTGGGGGAGTTCCGAGCGGAGTTCGCCGGGAAGGTCAGCCCGGTCCACTTCTTCTGGGGAGCCATGGATCTGGCCTGCACCCGCTTCTCCGGACGCGGCGCCCCGCGGCACCCCGGAGGCGCACCGAACTGCGGCGACTGGGTCATGGTGGAGGGCTACTCACGCGAGCTGAGCAGTTGCGGATTCTGGCCCGGCGGCGGGGACGAGGGCGCCTTCTACGCCTACGCGTACCCCGAACCGGAAGGCTTCGCCGAGAGTCCGGTCGCTCCCCCCGAAGCGTTCTACAGCGCGCAGAACGGTCAATTCCTGTTGCCGTACGAGGCGGTACGCAGCGCCACGGACCCGGACCTGACACTCACCCGCTTCCTGCACAGCACCTACGCGGCCGCCGCCGACCGGGCCGGGTGGGACCGTGCGGCGCTGGAGGTCGATCCGGAGCGCTGGAACCTCGTCCGATAGGCGGCGGCACCGCCACGGCGTGGGACGTACGCGGCGCACTGCGCCTCAGCCGAAGGGAAGACCCGATGACTCCTCGCGACGACTGGCCGACGCCCGCTCAGGGGCTGGTACTGACCCACTTCCTGACCGTGCGGGACGTCGCCGCGTCCCGCCGCTTCTACGCGGAGGTGTTCGGCGGTGAGGTGGTGCTGGCCGAGAACCCCTGCATTGTGAAGATCGCCAACGGCTGGATCATCATGAACCCCGGTGGCGGCCCCACCCCCGACAAACCCGACGTCACCCTCACCGCGCCCGAACCCGGCGACCCGGTGTCGTCCTTCCTCAACGTGCGGGTGGCCGATATCGCGGCCTTCTACGAACAGGCCGTCGCCAAGGGCGCGCAGTTCCTGACCGAGCCGCTCGACCGCAAGGCCGAGATCCGCTGCTATCTCCGCGATCCGGACGGCTATCTGATCGAGGTGGGCCAGGCCACCGGGATGCTGGAGGGCGTCTTCGCGGATCCGAGCGGTCCGCCCGCGCCGGGTGCCGGAAATCCCTGAGGGTGCGCCGGGACATGCGCCCAGGACACACCGAGCGCCGGCCTGCCACCGCACTCCGCCCGCTTACCGTCTGATCCAGAACTGGAGGGCGTACGCGCCCCACCCTTCCCGGCCGCCGAAGGAGAACTGCTGCTGGTGCGGCGTGGGGAAGGACGTGGTCTCCATGACCAAGGGGCCCTCGTTCCCGCCCTCGTACGCCATGTTCTTGTTCTTGGCGACGTTGAAGAGCGCGAAGCGCCCGTCGTCACCGGACGGGGTCCACTGGCAGTAAGGGTTGCTGTACGTGATCTTCTGGAGCCA belongs to Streptomyces sp. NBC_01454 and includes:
- a CDS encoding TetR/AcrR family transcriptional regulator; this encodes MQQRKDAPLRSDAQRNRERILEVALAELTHSADAPLSAIAKKAGVGQGTFYRNFPNRESLVLEVYRYEVQQVADTASQLLESRAPEEALREWMDRLAQYAMAKAGLADAMRKATSAHGSLAGLGHGPVTSAVALLLKANEEAGAIRPGVTPDDFVLAIAGLWQIDPHSDWQSRAGRLLDLVMDGLRAGAPGACETTGR
- a CDS encoding DUF4232 domain-containing protein — protein: MSPQTSPRRHARTLAATLLAVTAAAALTACQDGKPDSAQSPSSAASDGSSSGTASGANGGGTGAGAQNSGGSAGTSRQPTAARSAASTDNSPHRCTAAPMRMTLGQPDPGAGNIHYALTFTNSGKQSCTLRGFPGVSLLAKDGQSVGKPATREGSAGAAVTLAPGNSAHAVLHTVSEGTKGSGCWPAGALVQAYPPGSKESLTARASGLRVCGEEFSVTTVAPGAAA
- a CDS encoding VOC family protein, producing the protein MTPRDDWPTPAQGLVLTHFLTVRDVAASRRFYAEVFGGEVVLAENPCIVKIANGWIIMNPGGGPTPDKPDVTLTAPEPGDPVSSFLNVRVADIAAFYEQAVAKGAQFLTEPLDRKAEIRCYLRDPDGYLIEVGQATGMLEGVFADPSGPPAPGAGNP
- a CDS encoding DUF5996 family protein codes for the protein MGTTHTARTAAAWPQLRVADWTDTRDTLHMWTQIVGKVRLAHAPLVNHWWQVTLYVSPRGLTTSAVPHGTGAFDIEFDFLDHVLHLRTSDGGTRRIALESMPVTDFHARVLRALEELDVPTTIQAHPNEVEQAIPFAEDYRHHTYDPHAAQLFWRQLLQANRVLGEFRAEFAGKVSPVHFFWGAMDLACTRFSGRGAPRHPGGAPNCGDWVMVEGYSRELSSCGFWPGGGDEGAFYAYAYPEPEGFAESPVAPPEAFYSAQNGQFLLPYEAVRSATDPDLTLTRFLHSTYAAAADRAGWDRAALEVDPERWNLVR